One genomic region from Jilunia laotingensis encodes:
- the rsmG gene encoding 16S rRNA (guanine(527)-N(7))-methyltransferase RsmG, with protein sequence MEIILKYFPDLTEEQRKQFAALYDLYLDWNSKINVISRKDIENLYEHHVLHSLGIAKMIHFRPGTHIMDLGTGGGFPGIPLAILFPEVKFHLVDSIGKKVRVATEVANAIGLKNVTFRHARAEEEKQLFDFVVSRAVMPLADLVKIIKKNISPKQQNPLPNGLICLKGGELEHEAMPFKHKTTMHPLSDDFEEEFFQTKKVVYVTV encoded by the coding sequence GTGGAAATTATACTCAAATACTTCCCTGACCTTACGGAAGAGCAGCGCAAGCAGTTTGCCGCCCTATACGACTTATACCTTGACTGGAACAGCAAGATTAACGTGATCTCACGAAAGGATATAGAAAACTTGTACGAACACCACGTGTTACATTCACTCGGCATAGCCAAAATGATTCACTTCCGTCCCGGGACCCACATCATGGATTTGGGAACCGGTGGAGGTTTTCCCGGCATTCCTTTGGCAATCCTCTTTCCAGAAGTAAAATTCCATCTGGTAGACAGTATCGGAAAGAAAGTACGTGTTGCCACGGAAGTGGCGAATGCCATCGGGCTGAAAAACGTCACTTTCCGCCACGCGCGTGCCGAAGAAGAGAAACAGCTATTCGACTTTGTCGTAAGCCGTGCCGTCATGCCACTGGCAGACCTGGTTAAAATCATCAAAAAGAATATCTCGCCCAAACAACAGAACCCGTTACCCAACGGATTAATCTGCCTGAAAGGCGGTGAACTAGAGCATGAAGCGATGCCATTCAAACATAAAACTACGATGCATCCGTTGAGCGATGATTTTGAAGAAGAATTCTTCCAGACTAAAAAAGTGGTATATGTAACCGTATAA
- a CDS encoding MBL fold metallo-hydrolase gives MKIKRFEFNMFPVNCYVLWDETKEAVVIDPGCFYDEEKQALKNFIVTNELTVKHLLNTHLHLDHIFGNPFMLKEFGLSAEASQADEYWIEEAPKQSRMFGFQLQEEPVPLGKYLHDGDIITFGNTTLEAIHVPGHSPGSLVYYCKAENCMFSGDVLFQGSIGRADLAGGNFDELIDHICSRLFVLPNETVIYPGHGAPTTIGMEKAENPFFR, from the coding sequence ATGAAGATAAAGAGATTTGAATTTAATATGTTTCCCGTAAACTGTTATGTGTTATGGGATGAAACCAAAGAGGCGGTTGTTATCGATCCGGGTTGTTTTTACGACGAGGAAAAGCAGGCATTGAAGAATTTCATCGTCACCAACGAACTGACGGTGAAGCATCTGTTGAATACTCATTTACATCTGGATCATATCTTTGGCAATCCGTTCATGCTAAAAGAGTTCGGGCTTTCCGCTGAAGCCAGTCAGGCAGATGAATATTGGATAGAAGAGGCTCCGAAACAAAGCCGTATGTTCGGGTTCCAGCTTCAGGAAGAACCGGTGCCGTTGGGAAAATATCTGCATGATGGAGATATCATCACATTCGGTAATACTACGTTGGAAGCCATTCATGTGCCGGGACATTCACCCGGTAGTTTGGTTTACTACTGCAAAGCAGAGAACTGCATGTTTTCCGGTGATGTACTTTTCCAGGGAAGCATCGGACGCGCTGATCTGGCAGGAGGAAACTTCGACGAACTGATCGATCACATCTGTAGCCGGTTGTTCGTCCTTCCCAACGAGACTGTCATCTATCCGGGACACGGGGCACCCACCACCATCGGAATGGAGAAAGCCGAAAACCCTTTCTTCAGGTAA
- a CDS encoding IMPACT family protein translates to MEDTYKTIAEPSEGIYTEKRSKFIAIAVPVRTHEEIKAYLEIYQKKYYDARHVCYAYMLGHERKDFRANDNGEPSGTAGKPILGQINSNELTDILIVVIRYFGGIKLGTSGLIVAYRAAASEAIVAATIIEKTVDEEVTVLFEYPFMNDVMRIVKEEEPEILSQSYDMDCCMTLRIRQSMMPRLRARLEKVETARIVDDRENE, encoded by the coding sequence ATGGAAGATACTTACAAAACAATCGCTGAACCTTCCGAAGGTATCTATACTGAAAAGCGAAGCAAGTTTATTGCTATCGCAGTGCCTGTTCGCACCCATGAAGAAATCAAAGCATATCTTGAAATTTATCAGAAGAAATATTATGATGCCCGTCATGTTTGTTATGCATATATGTTAGGGCATGAACGGAAAGATTTTCGTGCCAATGATAACGGAGAGCCTTCCGGTACAGCTGGTAAACCGATCCTCGGGCAAATCAATTCTAACGAGTTGACCGACATACTTATTGTTGTAATTCGTTATTTTGGGGGAATCAAATTAGGTACAAGCGGATTGATTGTAGCCTACAGAGCTGCTGCCTCTGAAGCAATCGTTGCAGCTACGATTATAGAGAAAACGGTGGATGAGGAAGTGACCGTGCTTTTTGAATATCCATTTATGAATGACGTTATGCGTATTGTAAAAGAGGAGGAGCCTGAGATACTGAGCCAATCTTATGACATGGATTGCTGTATGACACTCCGTATCCGTCAATCCATGATGCCTCGTTTGCGTGCGCGGCTTGAAAAAGTCGAAACTGCCCGAATCGTGGATGACCGTGAAAATGAGTAG
- a CDS encoding C39 family peptidase, whose product MLLVFSGTTMYAQQLAPNDIPLPWYSQKISGCPYSHCSLASSLMVFDYFKGMTADSCRTDSEAEAKLVEYQKNYFLKKRAPFKRRTTIAQGGYYAFEIDSLARYYEHMESAEHFMDKDYRALRKYIDEGIPVLINISHRGSTRGILQPGSHRHWIVLRGIDDKYVWINDPGRSAMMREKGENLRFPIKKQPGNPAWFDACWTGRYIVITPRVPVAIARAGKLPSIAEAMEIHRPRIPWIAVPGITTCSL is encoded by the coding sequence ATGTTACTTGTTTTTTCTGGGACAACCATGTATGCACAACAGTTGGCTCCCAATGATATTCCTTTGCCTTGGTATTCGCAGAAAATCAGTGGATGTCCCTATTCCCATTGCTCTTTAGCTTCATCTTTGATGGTATTCGATTATTTCAAAGGGATGACGGCCGACAGTTGCCGTACGGATTCGGAAGCAGAAGCCAAGCTTGTGGAATATCAGAAGAATTACTTTTTGAAGAAACGCGCACCCTTTAAACGGAGGACTACTATAGCTCAGGGAGGTTATTACGCCTTTGAAATAGATTCATTGGCACGTTATTATGAGCATATGGAAAGTGCTGAGCATTTTATGGACAAGGACTACCGGGCATTACGAAAATATATCGATGAGGGAATTCCTGTATTGATAAATATCAGTCATCGTGGTTCTACCCGCGGAATATTGCAGCCGGGTAGCCATCGTCATTGGATCGTTCTACGGGGCATCGATGATAAATATGTATGGATTAACGATCCCGGTCGTTCTGCGATGATGCGTGAGAAGGGGGAGAATCTACGTTTTCCTATTAAGAAGCAACCGGGTAATCCTGCTTGGTTTGATGCATGTTGGACAGGACGGTACATTGTCATCACTCCCCGGGTTCCTGTGGCTATTGCCCGTGCTGGGAAATTGCCTTCAATTGCCGAAGCCATGGAAATACATCGACCACGCATCCCATGGATAGCAGTTCCTGGAATAACTACTTGCAGTTTATAA
- a CDS encoding DUF3298 and DUF4163 domain-containing protein has product MKKQYVSLLIIILSVSSFLFSCRDKMNERVGALEFDSIQVNETAHLFGDTSKPACNLTINYTYPVKSSDELLKDTLNKYFISACFGEKYMDEAPREVIKQYTETYVSDYRRDLEPMYLEDEKDKEDNASIGAWYSYYKGIESNVNYYEKNLLVYCIKYNEYTGGAHGIYMTTYLNMDLDLMRPLRLDDIFVGDYQETLTDLIWNQLMAENNVKTHSELEDLGYGSTGEIAPTENFYLDKEGITFYYNVYDITPYAMGPVEVSLPFQMIEHMLGSSTVIKELRN; this is encoded by the coding sequence ATGAAAAAACAATATGTCAGCCTACTTATAATTATTCTTTCGGTAAGTAGCTTTTTATTTTCTTGTCGTGACAAGATGAATGAAAGAGTCGGAGCATTGGAGTTCGATAGTATACAGGTAAACGAAACTGCCCATCTCTTCGGGGATACGTCCAAACCTGCGTGCAATTTGACAATAAACTATACATATCCGGTGAAATCTTCGGATGAACTTTTGAAAGACACGTTGAACAAATATTTCATCTCCGCTTGTTTCGGAGAAAAATATATGGATGAAGCCCCCCGGGAAGTCATAAAACAGTACACTGAAACCTACGTCAGTGATTACCGCCGCGACCTGGAACCTATGTACCTGGAAGACGAAAAGGACAAGGAAGACAATGCTTCCATCGGTGCATGGTACTCTTATTATAAAGGTATAGAGAGCAACGTGAATTATTACGAGAAAAATCTACTGGTTTATTGCATCAAATACAATGAATATACCGGTGGCGCACATGGCATCTATATGACTACCTATCTCAATATGGATCTCGACCTGATGCGTCCCTTGCGTTTGGATGATATTTTTGTCGGAGACTATCAAGAGACTTTGACTGATCTTATCTGGAATCAGTTGATGGCAGAAAACAATGTTAAGACACATTCCGAACTGGAAGACCTGGGATACGGTTCAACAGGCGAAATCGCTCCGACAGAGAATTTCTATCTAGATAAGGAAGGCATCACCTTCTATTATAATGTATACGATATCACTCCATACGCCATGGGACCTGTGGAAGTGTCACTACCCTTCCAGATGATAGAACATATGTTAGGCAGCAGCACAGTGATCAAAGAACTGAGAAATTAA
- a CDS encoding CDGSH iron-sulfur domain-containing protein, which translates to MDNKENLISIKEVPGGPYIIKGEFKITTKDGLETILQGTNALCRCGHSKNKPFCDGTHGKIHFEKEE; encoded by the coding sequence ATGGATAATAAAGAAAATCTGATCAGCATCAAAGAAGTCCCGGGTGGTCCTTACATTATAAAGGGAGAATTCAAAATAACCACAAAAGACGGGCTGGAGACTATATTGCAAGGTACAAACGCTTTATGCCGTTGCGGGCATTCGAAGAACAAACCCTTCTGCGACGGGACACATGGAAAGATACATTTTGAAAAAGAAGAATAG
- a CDS encoding nitroreductase family protein, translating to MKTNEVLENIKSRRSIRAYTARQVSKDDLLTILEAGAYAPNGMHLETWHFTAIRDAQKLEELNMHIKGAFAKSEDRHLQERGNSQTYCCYYHAPALVIVSNDPTQWWAAMDCACAIENMFLTAHSLGIGSCWINQLGTTCDDPEVRAYITSLGVPENHKVYGCVALGYADPAYPVKEKNLKTGTYHIV from the coding sequence ATGAAAACAAATGAAGTATTGGAAAACATTAAATCTCGTCGTAGTATACGTGCATATACCGCTCGACAAGTCTCTAAAGACGATTTATTGACTATCTTAGAGGCCGGAGCGTATGCTCCTAACGGAATGCATTTGGAAACGTGGCATTTCACAGCCATACGAGATGCACAAAAATTGGAAGAACTCAATATGCACATTAAAGGTGCTTTTGCTAAAAGTGAGGATCGGCATTTGCAAGAGCGTGGAAATAGCCAGACTTATTGTTGCTATTATCATGCTCCGGCTTTGGTGATCGTGTCCAATGATCCCACTCAATGGTGGGCAGCGATGGACTGTGCCTGTGCAATTGAAAATATGTTTCTTACCGCACATTCCTTGGGCATCGGATCTTGTTGGATCAATCAGTTGGGTACGACTTGTGATGATCCTGAAGTACGCGCATATATTACCTCATTAGGAGTACCTGAAAACCATAAAGTGTATGGTTGTGTCGCTTTAGGATATGCCGATCCGGCCTATCCCGTTAAAGAGAAGAATTTGAAAACCGGTACTTACCATATTGTTTAG
- a CDS encoding HpaII family restriction endonuclease: MAFEATKREWSELYAFFRLLADGKVSLGTSQTKKNDANQWPVAMVQREEHDGTRRYYIEKDDIHIVGENMDKRVPREDFHTVAGLILQAVKSSSVDDVVSPDGVEEFLDEAAIFDLEAKTDDRTDFSVAFWHPEAPLTGFNVRSRLSIMNPLLDGGRTANLKLEQTGIKFAVPTVNKINALPESPNEVAERMMMIERLGGSLKYSDVADRVFRCNLLMIDLHFPRMLAEMVRIMHLDGITRISELAETIKQSNPLKIKEELINKHGFYEFKIKQFLLALALGMRPAKIYNGTDSAVEGLLLVDGNGDVLCYHKSEKKTFEDFLFFNTRLEKGSVDKDKYGFLEKENGTYYFKLNVKIGLVKR, from the coding sequence ATGGCATTTGAAGCAACAAAAAGAGAATGGAGCGAACTATATGCTTTCTTCCGTCTGCTGGCGGATGGAAAGGTCTCGTTGGGGACTTCGCAAACGAAAAAGAATGATGCTAACCAATGGCCTGTAGCCATGGTACAGCGTGAAGAGCATGATGGCACACGTCGTTATTATATCGAAAAAGATGATATCCATATTGTAGGCGAAAACATGGATAAGCGTGTTCCCCGTGAAGATTTCCATACGGTTGCCGGGCTGATTCTTCAAGCCGTTAAGTCGTCTTCTGTCGATGATGTCGTCTCTCCCGATGGAGTAGAGGAGTTTTTAGATGAAGCTGCTATCTTCGACCTCGAAGCTAAGACAGATGACCGTACGGACTTTTCAGTAGCATTTTGGCATCCAGAGGCTCCGTTGACCGGATTCAATGTCCGTTCGCGCCTCAGTATAATGAATCCCTTATTGGATGGCGGTCGTACAGCTAATCTGAAACTGGAACAGACGGGTATAAAGTTTGCCGTACCTACAGTGAATAAAATCAATGCTTTGCCTGAGTCACCAAATGAAGTAGCCGAACGCATGATGATGATAGAACGGTTGGGTGGCAGTCTTAAGTATTCTGACGTTGCTGATCGCGTGTTTCGCTGTAATTTGTTGATGATCGATCTGCATTTCCCCCGTATGTTGGCGGAGATGGTGCGGATCATGCATCTTGATGGCATTACACGAATCAGTGAGCTGGCGGAAACTATTAAGCAGAGTAATCCCTTGAAGATTAAAGAGGAACTGATCAATAAACATGGATTCTATGAATTTAAAATAAAACAGTTTCTCTTGGCATTGGCACTGGGTATGCGTCCGGCAAAGATTTATAACGGTACGGATTCTGCTGTCGAAGGTCTTTTGCTAGTTGATGGAAATGGTGACGTACTGTGTTATCACAAATCGGAGAAGAAGACTTTTGAAGATTTTCTATTCTTTAATACGCGATTGGAAAAAGGTTCGGTAGATAAGGACAAATACGGTTTTCTTGAAAAGGAAAACGGGACTTATTATTTTAAGCTGAATGTAAAGATCGGATTAGTAAAAAGATAA
- a CDS encoding transposase, which produces MAKIQNISEIHPTLGFPEFDILEKYRKSFHASELGSLHSVFPFESIAKETGLSQSRLGRRNCFSPSAKIALMVLKAYTGFSDRLLVEHLNGNIHYQLFCGIMIDPSCPITNYKIISAIRNEVASRLDIDSLQKILASHWKPYLENLHVCMADATCYESHMRFPTDMKLLWESIEWLYRHVCMHCGKLGIRRPRNKYTDVAASYLSYCKKRKRKASRTRMLKRRMIRLLEKLIMQRDDIHREHGSLLKYTQDYQKRLSIISKVLVQEKKLFEGRKVSDRIVSIDRHYVHPIVRGKEVKSVEFGAKVNNIQIDGISFIEHVSFKAFNEGIRLKDCIHMHQKLMNVRVRCVAADSIYANNANRKFCTKYGISTSFVRKGRAAKDEAVRKALRSELSRERATRLEGSFGTQKQHYSLSKIKARNRKTEILWIFFGIHTANAILMIDKIKNGQKKAA; this is translated from the coding sequence ATGGCGAAGATACAAAATATTTCAGAAATTCACCCTACTTTAGGGTTTCCAGAATTCGATATTCTGGAAAAATATCGTAAGAGTTTTCATGCGAGTGAACTTGGCAGTCTTCATTCCGTGTTTCCGTTCGAGAGTATAGCCAAAGAGACAGGCCTTTCACAATCCCGCTTGGGTCGCAGGAACTGTTTCAGTCCTTCCGCGAAGATAGCCCTTATGGTACTGAAGGCTTATACCGGATTCTCTGACAGGCTGCTGGTAGAACATCTTAACGGAAACATACACTATCAGTTGTTCTGTGGTATCATGATAGACCCGTCCTGCCCCATAACCAACTACAAGATAATCAGCGCTATCCGTAATGAGGTTGCATCCCGTCTTGACATCGACTCCCTTCAGAAGATTCTTGCCTCACACTGGAAGCCTTATCTTGAGAACCTTCACGTGTGTATGGCCGATGCCACATGCTATGAAAGTCATATGCGTTTTCCTACGGACATGAAGCTCCTTTGGGAAAGCATCGAATGGCTCTACCGGCATGTCTGCATGCATTGTGGGAAACTCGGCATAAGGCGTCCCCGTAACAAATACACAGATGTTGCAGCATCCTATCTGTCCTATTGTAAGAAAAGAAAGAGGAAGGCTTCGAGGACAAGAATGCTGAAGCGTCGCATGATCAGACTCCTGGAAAAACTCATCATGCAACGGGATGACATTCACAGAGAACACGGCTCTTTACTCAAATATACACAGGATTATCAGAAACGGCTTTCCATAATCAGCAAGGTCCTTGTACAGGAAAAGAAACTCTTTGAAGGCAGGAAGGTCAGTGACCGTATTGTCAGTATTGACCGTCATTACGTACACCCTATCGTAAGAGGTAAGGAAGTAAAATCTGTAGAGTTCGGTGCAAAGGTTAATAACATACAGATAGATGGAATCTCATTCATCGAACACGTCTCTTTCAAGGCATTCAATGAGGGTATACGTCTGAAGGATTGTATCCATATGCATCAGAAACTGATGAATGTGAGGGTCAGATGTGTGGCCGCCGATTCCATATACGCCAATAATGCCAACAGGAAGTTCTGTACAAAATATGGGATATCAACCTCCTTTGTACGCAAGGGAAGAGCTGCAAAGGACGAGGCGGTGAGGAAGGCTCTCAGGAGTGAACTCTCGAGGGAAAGAGCCACCAGGCTTGAAGGCAGTTTCGGTACGCAAAAACAGCATTATTCGCTATCGAAAATCAAAGCACGGAACAGGAAAACAGAAATCCTGTGGATTTTCTTTGGGATACATACGGCAAACGCAATATTGATGATTGATAAAATCAAAAACGGACAGAAGAAAGCTGCATAG
- the gcvP gene encoding aminomethyl-transferring glycine dehydrogenase, whose product MKTESFASRHIGISEKDIEVMLRKIGVDTLDELINKTIPANIRLKEPLALPPAMTEYEFGKHISELAGKNKLFTTYIGMGWYNTITPAVIQRNVFENPVWYTSYTPYQTEVSQGRLEALMNFQTMVSDLTAMPLANCSLLDEATAAAEAVSMMYALRPRDKQKAGANVVFVDENIFPQTLAVMTTRAIPQGIELRVGKYQEFEPTPEVFACVLQYPNADGNVEDYREFTEKAHATGCKVAVAADLLSLALIVPPGEWGADIVFGTTQRFGIPMFYGGPSAAYFATLDEYKRNMPGRIIGWSKDKYDKPCYRMALQTREQHIKREKATSNICTAQALLATMAGFYAVYHGQEGIKDIAHRIHSIATFLEKGISKLGYKQANRQYFDTLRFTLPDNVSAQQIRTIALSKEVNLRYFDNGDVGFSIDETTDIAAANVLLSIFAIAAEKDYQKINEIPDAPEFPEALKRQSPFLTHEVFSKYHTETEMMRYIKRLDRKDISLAHSMIPLGSCTMKLNAAAEILPLSRPEFMCIHPLVPEDQAEGYRELIENLSEALKIITGFAGISLQPNSGAAGEYTGLRVIRSYLESIGQGHRNRILIPASAHGTNPASAVQAGFTTVTCACDENGNVDMDDLRAKAEENKDDLAALMITYPSTHGIFETEIVEICRIIHACGAQVYMDGANMNAQVGLTNPGFIGADVCHLNLHKTFASPHGGGGPGVGPICVAEHLVPFLPGHGIFGNPMNEVSSAPYGSAGILPITYGYIRMMGTDGLTMATKAAILNANYLAACLNDTYGIVYRGANGYVGHEMILECRKVHEETGISENDIAKRLMDFGYHAPTLSFPVHGTLMIEPTESESLWELDNFVTVMQTIWDEIQEVKNGEADKEDNVLVNAPHPEYEIVDDDWKHSYSREKAAYPIESVRENKFWVNVARVDNTLGDRKLQPTCYCFG is encoded by the coding sequence ATGAAAACCGAATCATTCGCCAGCCGTCATATCGGTATCAGCGAAAAAGACATTGAAGTGATGCTACGCAAAATAGGCGTAGACACACTTGATGAGTTAATCAATAAAACCATTCCTGCCAACATACGGCTCAAAGAGCCGTTGGCTCTCCCACCAGCAATGACCGAATACGAATTCGGCAAGCACATCAGTGAACTGGCTGGAAAAAACAAACTCTTTACTACTTACATCGGTATGGGTTGGTATAATACGATTACTCCCGCCGTGATCCAAAGAAATGTCTTTGAGAACCCGGTATGGTATACTTCGTATACGCCTTATCAGACAGAAGTATCACAGGGTCGCCTCGAGGCACTGATGAACTTCCAGACGATGGTAAGCGACCTGACAGCCATGCCTTTGGCAAACTGTTCCTTATTGGACGAGGCAACAGCAGCCGCGGAAGCCGTTTCGATGATGTACGCGTTGCGTCCCCGCGATAAGCAGAAAGCAGGTGCGAATGTCGTTTTTGTGGACGAAAATATCTTCCCCCAAACTCTGGCTGTCATGACCACCCGTGCCATCCCTCAAGGCATCGAGCTTCGGGTAGGTAAATACCAGGAATTCGAACCAACGCCGGAAGTGTTCGCTTGCGTACTTCAGTACCCAAATGCTGACGGTAATGTGGAAGACTACCGCGAATTTACAGAAAAGGCCCATGCCACCGGATGCAAAGTAGCCGTAGCCGCTGACTTATTAAGCCTTGCACTGATCGTTCCTCCGGGTGAATGGGGAGCGGATATCGTATTCGGTACTACGCAACGTTTTGGAATACCTATGTTCTACGGTGGTCCATCGGCAGCTTATTTTGCCACACTCGACGAGTATAAACGAAATATGCCGGGACGAATCATCGGTTGGTCGAAAGACAAATACGACAAACCTTGCTATCGCATGGCTTTACAAACCCGTGAACAACACATCAAACGCGAAAAAGCGACTTCTAATATCTGTACCGCACAAGCATTGCTGGCTACGATGGCAGGTTTCTATGCCGTTTATCACGGACAGGAAGGAATCAAAGATATTGCACACCGCATCCACAGTATTGCTACTTTCCTGGAAAAAGGAATCAGCAAGCTGGGGTACAAGCAAGCCAACCGGCAATATTTCGACACTCTCCGCTTTACGTTGCCCGACAATGTATCGGCACAACAGATCCGCACCATCGCGCTGAGTAAAGAAGTCAATTTACGCTATTTCGACAACGGTGACGTAGGTTTCAGTATCGATGAAACAACCGATATCGCAGCTGCCAATGTCCTGCTCTCCATTTTTGCTATTGCAGCCGAAAAAGACTACCAAAAGATAAACGAAATACCGGATGCTCCCGAATTTCCGGAAGCATTGAAGCGTCAAAGTCCATTCCTCACGCATGAAGTATTCTCAAAATATCATACTGAGACGGAAATGATGCGTTATATCAAACGCTTGGATCGCAAGGACATTTCATTGGCTCATTCCATGATACCGCTGGGATCATGTACCATGAAACTGAATGCAGCCGCAGAAATTCTCCCGTTGAGCCGGCCGGAATTCATGTGCATACATCCGCTCGTACCGGAAGACCAAGCCGAAGGATATCGTGAACTGATAGAAAATCTCAGCGAGGCATTGAAGATTATCACCGGATTCGCTGGAATCAGCCTTCAGCCGAACTCAGGAGCAGCGGGCGAATACACAGGCCTTCGCGTGATCCGTAGTTATTTGGAAAGCATCGGACAGGGACACCGTAATAGAATATTGATTCCGGCATCGGCTCATGGAACTAATCCGGCATCGGCCGTTCAAGCAGGTTTCACTACCGTTACATGTGCATGTGATGAAAACGGTAACGTAGATATGGACGACCTCCGCGCAAAAGCAGAAGAAAACAAAGATGATTTGGCTGCCTTAATGATTACTTACCCCTCTACTCACGGTATCTTTGAAACGGAGATTGTTGAAATCTGCCGCATCATACATGCATGTGGGGCACAAGTATATATGGATGGAGCTAATATGAATGCTCAGGTAGGTTTGACGAATCCTGGTTTTATCGGTGCCGACGTTTGCCACCTGAATTTGCACAAGACATTTGCTTCTCCTCATGGAGGAGGCGGACCGGGCGTAGGACCGATCTGCGTAGCCGAACATTTGGTACCGTTCTTACCGGGACATGGCATATTCGGCAATCCAATGAATGAGGTATCCTCTGCACCTTATGGTAGCGCAGGAATTCTTCCTATCACTTACGGATATATTCGTATGATGGGTACGGATGGATTGACCATGGCAACGAAAGCTGCTATACTGAATGCCAACTATCTAGCTGCTTGCCTGAATGATACATACGGCATTGTCTATCGCGGTGCCAATGGGTACGTCGGACATGAAATGATATTGGAATGCCGCAAGGTTCACGAAGAAACGGGTATCAGTGAAAATGACATCGCAAAACGTCTGATGGACTTTGGATACCATGCTCCTACCCTCTCCTTCCCAGTTCACGGAACTTTGATGATTGAACCGACAGAAAGTGAAAGCCTGTGGGAACTGGATAATTTCGTAACGGTGATGCAGACAATATGGGATGAAATACAAGAGGTAAAGAATGGAGAAGCCGATAAGGAAGACAACGTGCTTGTAAACGCTCCTCACCCGGAATATGAAATTGTGGATGACGATTGGAAACACAGTTATTCACGAGAGAAAGCAGCTTATCCTATTGAAAGTGTACGGGAAAATAAATTCTGGGTCAATGTAGCCCGTGTAGACAATACATTGGGAGACCGGAAATTACAACCTACATGCTATTGCTTTGGATAA